The Apium graveolens cultivar Ventura chromosome 6, ASM990537v1, whole genome shotgun sequence genome contains a region encoding:
- the LOC141665336 gene encoding uncharacterized protein LOC141665336 has protein sequence MHVYECTASSWEASYFLGKNLLRRENRQYVSIEEMVAMFLLIVGHNDRYCNVRHRFGRSHFTASRNFNKVLKALNIIAPQRMVKPRGISPKISRTTRFYPYFKVCVGVIDGTHISAMIKGRDVSSYRNRHGFNSQNVFAACNFDLEFIYVLSGWEGSTHDSKLLNDALSRRNGVEVPQGKYYLVDCGFANRHQFLSTIRKVKFYLKVFGGEGRHPRNANELFNLCHSSLRNVIERIFGIFKSRFTIFKIAPPFPFQVQAELVLACAGLHNFLRKECRSDEFPFEVVDDQSLDMEDADNHESNIPSQQQQRTEANTWRANIANSMWEDRPRNVVNEEYEEDQYDESKEHNEY, from the exons ATGCATGTTTACGAGTGCACTGCTTCTTCTTGGGAGGCTTCATACTTTCTCGGAAAGAACTTGTTGAGACGGGAAA ATAGACAATATGTGTCTATTGAAGAAATGGTTGCTATGTTTCTACTAATTGTAGGACATAATGATCGTTACTGTAATGTCCGACACAGGTTTGGTCGCTCTCACTTCACTGCTAGTAGAAATTTTAATAAAGTTTTGAAGGCTTTGAATATTATAGCACCACAAAGGATGGTAAAGCCCAGGGGTATTTCCCCGAAAATTTCTCGAACTACAAGATTTTATCCTTACTTTAAG GTCTGTGTTGGTGTTATAGATGGAACTCATATTTCGGCTATGATAAAAGGTCGAGATGTTAGCAGCTACCGTAATCGTCATGGATTTAATTCCCAAAATGTTTTTGCTGCTTGTAACTTTGATTTGGAATTTATTTATGTGCTTAGTGGGTGGGAAGGTTCAACACATGACTCAAAATTGTTAAATGATGCACTATCGAGGAGAAACGGGGTGGAAGTTCCTCAAG gAAAATATTATCTTGTTGATTGCGGATTTGCTAATCGTCATCAATTTTTATCTACAATTCGTAAAGTAAAATTTTATCTAAAAGTGTTTGGTGGCGAAGGTCGTCACCCAAGAAATGCAAATGAGCTATTTAATCTCTGTCATTCCTCGTTGAGAAATGTGATCGAGAGAATTTTTGGTATCTTCAAATCTCGATTTACGATATTTAAAATTGCACCTCCATTTCCATTTCAAGTACAAGCAGAGTTGGTATTAGCTTGTGCTGGTTTACACAATTTTCTTCGAAAAGAGTGTCGCTCTGATGAATTTCCTTTTGAAGTAGTAGATGACCAATCTTTAGACATGGAGGATGCTGATAACCATGAATCAAATATCCCAAGTCAACAACAACAAAGGACTGAAGCAAATACTTGGAGAGCTAACATCGCTAATTCTATGTGGGAAGATAGGCCTCGTAATGTAGTAAACGAAGAATATGAAGAAGACCAATATGATGAGAGCAAGGAACATAACGAATATTGA